From Clavelina lepadiformis chromosome 9, kaClaLepa1.1, whole genome shotgun sequence, the proteins below share one genomic window:
- the LOC143470283 gene encoding uncharacterized protein LOC143470283, producing MGESYSIEEADYDPVTYEDSSGGKNLILKLPRGRFEGGKRGLKDFRKRREVERSKQIEFLEKHLENERKTEDERYVVEYNTEENTFVDSNGRTATLKIAGGKFEGRKEEAREFQARIEAERKIQR from the exons ATGGGAGAAA GTTACTCCATAGAAGAAGCTGATTATGACCCAGTGACATATGAAGACAGCAGTGGAGGAAAAAACCTGATATTAAAATTACCACGTGGTCGCTTCGAAGGCGGTAAAAGGGGTTTGAAGGATTTTCGTAAACGAAGAGAAGTCGAACGATCGAAACAAATTGAATTCTTGGAAAAACATCTCGAGAATGAAAGAAAAACGGAAGACGAAA GATACGTTGTCGAATACAACACCGAAGAAAACACTTTTGTCGACTCTAATGGAAGAACGGCAACATTGAAAATAGCTGGCGGAAAATTTGAaggaagaaaagaagaagcgCGCGAATTTCAAGCGCGAATCGAAGCGGAAAGAAAAATTCAGCGTTAA